TGAGAGATCAGGTACGTTTAGTCCTTAGGAAAAGGACGGTTTTAAATAACGTTTGGGTTAATCTCCACGGTCTTTTGGCTTCCAGCCAGGTCGATAAAATAGAAAGCCAACGGCATCGCTTATTTTCTTAGTCCTCAGAATGTCTTTGATGATTTTCCAAAATTCATAAAAATTAATAATCAGTGGATTCCAAGAACTAATAGGTGTCGTAATGCCGTAAACGACTTTTTCTTGTTCTGATTTATACGTGCCAAATAGGCGATCCCATATGATTAAAATGCCGCCGTAATTTTTGTCGTGATATGGCTTGTTAGATCCATGGTGTACTCTATGGACAGATGGCGTATTAAAAACCCGATCCACCCACCCCAGTTTTCCAATTTTTTCTGTATGGATCCAAGTCTGATAAAGAACAACAATAGACAATGCGATGAAGGTTTGGATTGCGCTGAATCCTATTAATATCATTGGCACAAAAAACAGCCACTCAACCATGCCCTCTACCCAAGCAAGGCGAAGACCAGTCGTTAAGTTAAACTCAGGTGAAGAGTGGTGAACGCTATGATACGACCATAAAACACGCACTTGGTGTTCACATCGATGCATCCAATAATAGGTGAAGTCGGCCATTAGAATAGCCATGACCCAGCTCCACCATGTTGTTGGAATAGTAGAAAAAGCGTAGGTTTGCGTGATGAATAACCCTAGAATAAAAACGAGCCCAAAGAGTGT
The Marinomonas maritima DNA segment above includes these coding regions:
- a CDS encoding sterol desaturase family protein; this translates as MNYIDKQFEAFAGVLSVLEVIGLAFLLLIIAETLWDFTIKKRMSLKETTANFVIAVVNHLLDRTLFGLVFILGLFITQTYAFSTIPTTWWSWVMAILMADFTYYWMHRCEHQVRVLWSYHSVHHSSPEFNLTTGLRLAWVEGMVEWLFFVPMILIGFSAIQTFIALSIVVLYQTWIHTEKIGKLGWVDRVFNTPSVHRVHHGSNKPYHDKNYGGILIIWDRLFGTYKSEQEKVVYGITTPISSWNPLIINFYEFWKIIKDILRTKKISDAVGFLFYRPGWKPKDRGD